The genomic stretch atgttatgtctgattggtgtattaCATAGTGCTCTTGTAAAATACCAGTTAAGGGATATGCATCCTTAAGGCATATTCATCATTTTCAATACAGCTCTAGAGACTTATAGATTTGATTCACAGTAAAGGTGGTGGTGACTTAAAGCCTTACTAATACACTTTGTTAGTTGCTAAAAAATATGTCTGTGTGCTCAACAGATGAGGATTTTGCCACAGCTCCTCCAAACAAAAAAGCCAGAGGTGTTCAGGAATGCCAGCCAGACAAAACCAGGAAAAACCAGCTGGTTGATTTAACAACTAAAGCACGCAAAGAGAGGTGAGTAACTTCCTTTATGAACCTAACAGTATGAAATGCActtgtatgaaaaaaaaaacttctttcctgtgaatgaacaaacacaactaagtttgtttgtttttcagagtgTCTCTGGATGAAAAACTGTATAAGAGAGATTTAGAAACTGCTCTGATTATGTCTCAGCTTGAGTCTACAGAAAAGCTCGGGGAGCCAATCAGCAGCAGATTAGGTGTGTATGAATAATCACACGGATGAAAGTTTTGAGATAGTATCTTgctattttaatacattttgtttttctttttggccGGAAGATGAAAAATTAGAGCCCCAGGAAGACGTGCCACCGGTGCTGACACACTTCAGTGTTGATGGCAGCTGCTTTGGTATTACATGATTCTATACTTACACTGGCTTttgaataatgttttttttttttgctccaacTAAcccttttaaaaatgatttgtttcaAGATGGTAATAAACCTCCAAGTGAGCCTTCTGAAGACGCGCCCCCTGTTCTGTCAAACTGTAGCGTGGACGTCACCAGCTTCGGTAAGTCACAGTGCTCATACTTAAACATTACTAAAGGCTGCTTTACGTTCACTAGTTCAAGCTTCACTTCAATATGAGCAGTGATTGTGTAATTTACTCAACACTCACAGTTCACGTTATTAGCAACACCTCCGAAAGAGACTGAATTTGAATGCTGAATTGAATTTTAGGTTTAGATCAGATCAGCAGTGAGCAGACGCCCTCATCTTTATGCACGAAGAGAAAGTCCCAAAAAGTGACTGAGAAACAGAGTGAACAGAACGAAGAGGATGAAGACTACAGACCTCAGAACACACCTGGTACATTAATCCACTCGATTAGCGTTCTCACCATGgtgattatgatttattttaatattttattgctGCTCTGTATGTTACTGTATTTATCCAGAGAGTGAATCAGAGTTCAGTGACTTGGAGGAGAGCGAAGATgaagaatacacagtgaaaagaaaacaagataaAAGGAAAATGTctaagaaggagaaaaagacatCACCTAAAGCTGTTAAGAAAGAGAAGAAGCCAGCGAAACCGGCTAAAACCAAACCCCAGTCCAgaggtttgtatttttttttttttaaataagatctTAACTCAATATAAGGGTAGATAAATCAGTAGCTCAGGGAGCAGGGAcatgttgtgtctgtgtatatttgtgttaaaaCCACAGTGAAGAGtaagtctcttagttccagtaaaaataaatgctaCAGCATGTAGAGACATTCTGTACCACTGTGTTTGAGGAAGAAAGCAcaaatgggtgtgatggtcaggggtatTGTCAATGACTTCTCAGGATATAACTAATAATTGACttgactttttttgtatttcactTCTTCTCAGTCAAAAACTCAGCATTGAGTAGTCCAGGAGTCAGGAGTCCATCTGCTGCTCAGCCTCTTTCTGCACTGAACAGAAGTCCCAGCACTCCTCCTGTGAATAAATCTGCTCTCCATTCCAGTCCTGCTGGGGGCAGGATGCCAAAGTGGACTCCTCCTGGTAAGGCGTGTGGAGAATTTTAAGGCTGATGACTTCTTTAAAGTGAATGTTTGTTCAAAATCATGTAAAGACATCAGATAAATAGAGGATCGTACACACAAACCACCTaggagataaaataaaataaaaaaaaacattttttaatcctTTAGTTTTTACTCTGTAATCTTTATCTGCAAACCAGACAGATGGTTTACTTCAGAAGTGTTTGCAGGGACTAGAATATATATACTGAATATTAATTCCTATATATCTGACACCATAAACaatctgctctgttctgtttattttttttctattggaTGTTATCAGGTTTGATAGGAAGGAGCTCTAGCTCATGTCAGAGTCCTCCCCTAAAGTCTCCCGGACTCGGTCTGCGATTAGGACTGTCCCGTCTGGCTCGAGTTAAACCCCTGCATCCCAATAGTGTTGCACATTAGACGCTTTTTGTCTAAAAAATCTATTATTTTGAATAGAATCTGTACAGCTAATGACTGAGTCTtcactttttttaattgaaaagcaTTTAATCAAtatattttcttgtttttatgtgtttttgtgtatttgtcttTGTGCTGTGGAAATTAAAGGTGTACATTATATTTTTGTCATGGCTCAGTGGAGGTCTCTGTATCATAGATCTGAAACCGGGGTTTTGGACAGATTTGGGATGGTTCAGATGTGACGCAGACTGACAGCTTGAATGAAATTGTAACGTAT from Hemibagrus wyckioides isolate EC202008001 linkage group LG19, SWU_Hwy_1.0, whole genome shotgun sequence encodes the following:
- the rad51ap1 gene encoding RAD51-associated protein 1 isoform X1 encodes the protein MDRPSRNKKAINYSDFLDDDDEDFATAPPNKKARGVQECQPDKTRKNQLVDLTTKARKERVSLDEKLYKRDLETALIMSQLESTEKLGEPISSRLDEKLEPQEDVPPVLTHFSVDGSCFDGNKPPSEPSEDAPPVLSNCSVDVTSFGLDQISSEQTPSSLCTKRKSQKVTEKQSEQNEEDEDYRPQNTPESESEFSDLEESEDEEYTVKRKQDKRKMSKKEKKTSPKAVKKEKKPAKPAKTKPQSRVKNSALSSPGVRSPSAAQPLSALNRSPSTPPVNKSALHSSPAGGRMPKWTPPGLIGRSSSSCQSPPLKSPGLGLRLGLSRLARVKPLHPNSVAH
- the rad51ap1 gene encoding RAD51-associated protein 1 isoform X2; its protein translation is MTDQGCFSSKRGANTILDEDFATAPPNKKARGVQECQPDKTRKNQLVDLTTKARKERVSLDEKLYKRDLETALIMSQLESTEKLGEPISSRLDEKLEPQEDVPPVLTHFSVDGSCFDGNKPPSEPSEDAPPVLSNCSVDVTSFGLDQISSEQTPSSLCTKRKSQKVTEKQSEQNEEDEDYRPQNTPESESEFSDLEESEDEEYTVKRKQDKRKMSKKEKKTSPKAVKKEKKPAKPAKTKPQSRVKNSALSSPGVRSPSAAQPLSALNRSPSTPPVNKSALHSSPAGGRMPKWTPPGLIGRSSSSCQSPPLKSPGLGLRLGLSRLARVKPLHPNSVAH
- the rad51ap1 gene encoding RAD51-associated protein 1 isoform X3 — its product is MDRPSRNKKAINYSDFLDDDDEDFATAPPNKKARGVQECQPDKTRKNQLVDLTTKARKERVSLDEKLYKRDLETALIMSQLESTEKLGEPISSRLDEKLEPQEDVPPVLTHFSVDGSCFDGNKPPSEPSEDAPPVLSNCSVDVTSFGLDQISSEQTPSSLCTKRKSQKVTEKQSEQNEEDEDYRPQNTPESESEFSDLEESEDEEYTVKRKQDKRKMSKKEKKTSPKAVKKEKKPAKPAKTKPQSRALSSPGVRSPSAAQPLSALNRSPSTPPVNKSALHSSPAGGRMPKWTPPGLIGRSSSSCQSPPLKSPGLGLRLGLSRLARVKPLHPNSVAH